Within Nitrososphaerota archaeon, the genomic segment GATTTATATAATAATATAATAAAATTAAAGAATAAGAAAATTAAGTGATATGAATGCAAGAAATTTTCCAAATAATTTTAGAAATTCTTTTTGGAATAGAACCTATTAAAATATTACAATCTTTACATCCAGCATTTGATAGTATTTTTATCTTCTTTACACAATTAGGTGAAGATTATATATTTACAACTTTAATAGGAATAACATATTGGTGCATCAATAAAGAATTCGCAATCATTACTTTTTATGTTTTAATATCTAGTGGATATTTACACTATTTTTTAAAAATGGCATTAAGAATGGAAAGGCCTCTACCAATTTATAGGATTATTGGAAAAGAAGAATTATCTTATGGATTTCCTAGTGGACATACACAAAATGTAGCTACATTTTGGAGTTGGGCATGGTTAAAAATAAGAAAAAATTGGTTTGCTTTTATTTCAATAATTATAATATTTTTTGTAGGTCTTTCAAGAGTATACTTAGGAGTTCATTATTTAGGTGATGTTATAGGAGGAGCTATAATTGGGATATTATTTTCAATTTTTTCATTTAAGTTATCTCAAGTTAAAATTAAAAAAATTAAGGATCCTTATTCATTGCT encodes:
- a CDS encoding phosphatase PAP2 family protein — protein: MQEIFQIILEILFGIEPIKILQSLHPAFDSIFIFFTQLGEDYIFTTLIGITYWCINKEFAIITFYVLISSGYLHYFLKMALRMERPLPIYRIIGKEELSYGFPSGHTQNVATFWSWAWLKIRKNWFAFISIIIIFFVGLSRVYLGVHYLGDVIGGAIIGILFSIFSFKLSQVKIKKIKDPYSLLLKITPVLAIFLFFFSLLIFPDIKRDDPSVQLGSLFGLPIGVMLEKKYINFNTNVSLKRKILRAIIGFSLVMVLMIILSPLLPSKIVYLKFTRYAIISLTAAFIVPLIFKIIEK